A stretch of the Diprion similis isolate iyDipSimi1 chromosome 14, iyDipSimi1.1, whole genome shotgun sequence genome encodes the following:
- the LOC124414677 gene encoding PI-PLC X domain-containing protein 1-like, which produces MIGIFVFICLLTIHNPVSSNQCGKVWLTVSSLWRPVAINNKVVDAELEVNWDLDCPANAGYPDSIKVFTSDPAHNKTIKPQLTLLLAEHPRGYYRTNITVGRPPLPGGWDEGGGATLPGPHCLKHHAALYKNGEYLTSSCLQIWPTWMYDLRRQLGRLPIGTLMIPGTHNSGCYKHGDLTRRDAFQRYLLTQDRDVWTQLVHGIRYLDIRVGYYPSIPRNNTVVEETNFVNRFWVNHDIIRITPLMSIIKDVRNFLDVARGEVVILDFHRFPVGFEGRPSRHRRLASILHREFGGLILRPDRGVDGLGPTLNDIWTVGRRLVICYGDQQTVNEYDWLWPPMTQAWGNQQTAEGLKHYLERTILGSKRPRSNQNPLWAVMAELTPIPLDIMLKPSGGLRQMADSINRNLTVWFQDEWWKQTNIVATDFFLGNNLIDVSIQSNIKKSNIAHWRL; this is translated from the exons TATCGTCGAATCAATGCGGAAAGGTGTGGCTAACAGTATCGTCTCTGTGGCGGCCGGTGGCGATCAACAATAAGGTTGTGGACGCGGAATTGGAGGTCAATTGGGACCTGGACTGTCCTGCAAACGCAGGATATCCGGACAGCATTAAGGTGTTCACGTCTGATCCGGCGCACA ACAAGACGATAAAACCGCAGCTGACTTTACTACTCGCCGAGCATCCCCGGGGTTATTACAGGACTAATATAACCGTTGGAAGACCACCACTCCCAGGAGGATGGGACGAAGGAGGAGGCGCCACACTGCCAGGACCTCACTGCCTGAAGCACCATGCAGCGTTATATAAGAACGGCGAATACCTCACCAGTTCGTGTCTGCAGATTTGGCCAACGTGGATGTACGACTTGAG GAGGCAACTAGGAAGACTGCCAATCGGCACTCTCATGATCCCAGGCACTCATAACTCAGGGTGCTACAAACATGGCGACCTGACTCGAAGAGACGCTTTTCAACGGTACCTCCTCACCCAGGATCGCGACGTGTGGACCCAGCTGGTCCACGGCATCCGGTACCTGGACATCAGAGTCGGATACTACCCTTCGATACCCAGGAACAACACGGTCGTTGAGGAGACCAACTTCGTGAACAGGTTTTGGGTGAACCACGACATCATCAGGATAACACCGCTGATGAGCATCATCAAGGACGTGAGGAACTTTTTGGATGTGGCCAGAGGCGAGGTCGTCATTCTGGACTTCCACAG ATTTCCGGTCGGATTCGAAGGCCGACCGAGCCGACATCGTCGACTGGCTTCCATCTTGCACCGGGAATTTGGTGGTTTGATTCTCAGACCTGACAGAGGAGTCGACGGCCTTGGACCGACCCTGAACGACATCTGGACCGTTGGTCGCAGGCTGGTGATATGTTACGGGGACCAGCAAACGGTGAACG AGTACGACTGGCTTTGGCCACCGATGACGCAGGCCTGGGGTAATCAGCAGACTGCGGAGGGCTTGAAACACTACTTGGAGAGGACGATTCTTGGGAGTAAACGGCCCAGGAGTAATCAGAATCCTTTGTGGGCGGTTATGGCTGAGTTGACGCCGATTCCTTTGGACATAATGCTGAAGCCCTCGGGAGGTCTTCGCCAAATGGCCGATTCGATAAACAGGAATTTGACTGTATGGTTCCAGGACGAGTGGTGGAAGCAGACGAATATCGTGGCGACTGATTTCTTCCTTGGGAATAATCTTATCGACGTTTCTATACAGTCTAATATCAAAAAGAGTAATATTGCTCATTGGCGTTTGTAG
- the LOC124414678 gene encoding microsomal glutathione S-transferase 1-like yields the protein MEDESWIWYGWWSNVLILKMMTFTWCTGRLRVSRKVIHSEADRIFVKEPDVILDPTGGGHPDIDRIRAAHRSDVETVLPFLLVALIWLETSPSVDSVKLVMRSFSLARIFHGLFYMDVIPVHQFVKVFTSLFSYLVAAYVAFSCVVHYA from the exons ATGGAAGACGAATCGTGGATCTGGTACGGTTGGTGGTCAAACGTTCTCATCCTCAAGATGATGACGTTCACGTGGTGTACTGGCAGGCTTCGAGTGAGCAGAAAG GTGATCCATAGTGAAGCGGACCGAATATTCGTCAAGGAACCGGATGTCATCCTTGATCCAACGGGTGGCGGTCATCCGGATATTGATCGCATAAGAGCAGCACATCGCAGCGATGTTGAGACTGTACTGCCATTTTTGTTGGTGGCGTTAATTTGGTTGGAAACTTCACCGTCAGTGGACTCAGTGAAATTGGTTATGCGCAGCTTCTCGTTGGCGAGAATTTTCCACGGTTTATTTTACATGGACGTCATTCCCGTGCATCAGTTTGTCAAAGTATTCACTTCACTCTTCAGCTACCTGGTTGCAGCTTACGTTGCTTTTTCGTGTGTTGTACATTATGCTTAA